A single region of the Zygotorulaspora mrakii chromosome 4, complete sequence genome encodes:
- a CDS encoding M20 family metallopeptidase, with protein sequence MLLDTKTERNIPKYNQLISKRRVAMAIGAGMLIVGALSNMFSWSYHNHIGVDYIEQCGRMDPILPEFNKSIMMIFESPDFKEKAISRLAGAIQIPTEVFDDNPSPSEDIEYYHEFFKLHDYLVNSFPLVSKHLKLEKVNEVNLLFTWEGKDKKLKPMMLTSHQDVVPVDPETVSQWTYPPFSGHYDASSDLIYGRGALDCKTLLIAQLAAIEQLIEDGFEPTRTVIVALGFDEETAGLHGARTMGKFLHERYGDNGIYSIVDEGSMVAEISKNVFIAAPVVQEKGYLDVNITVLGNGGHSSIPPEHTTIGVAAEIISSLENKPFKFEFSLENPFYGFLVCMAEHSNSLPAEFKKAIIEARFDEKERKNLVEFISQRPEMRELIRTSQAVDVFHGGMKANALPQVSTFLVNHRIDIQSSVQEVLESDLSVAREVAEKYGYGLYLADEEVIPCTDVGSITVTGYKPLEPSPYSPTKGSQVWDIFSGTIQNVFQNGLLRNNFEAEVYVTTNTISANSDTKHYWALTKNIYRFFGNVLPQGLWKTVHSVDETIPASAHLTSIAFVYEYIVNVQEGANEDSLP encoded by the coding sequence atgCTTTTAGATACTAAAACAGAGAGAAACATTCCCAAGTACAATCAGTTGATTTCCAAGCGTAGGGTGGCTATGGCGATTGGTGCTGGAATGCTAATTGTAGGTGCGTTGAGCAATATGTTTTCTTGGTCCTACCACAACCATATTGGTGTTGATTATATTGAGCAATGCGGCAGAATGGATCCAATTTTACCTGAATTTAATAAGTCTATCATGatgatttttgaaagccctgatttcaaagagaaagcAATATCTAGACTTGCAGGAGCCATCCAAATTCCAACAGAGGTTTTTGACGACAACCCAAGCCCTTCTGAAGATATTGAGTACTATCACGAGTTCTTCAAACTTCATGATTATCTTGTGAACTCTTTTCCCTTGGTCTCGAAGCACTTGAAGCTTGAAAAAGTTAATGAGGTTAACCTACTCTTCACATGGGAAGGGaaagacaaaaaattgaagccTATGATGTTAACATCTCATCAAGACGTGGTTCCAGTTGATCCTGAAACTGTTTCTCAATGGACTTATCCTCCATTTTCGGGACATTATGATGCTTCAAGTGATTTAATATATGGTAGAGGTGCTCTTGACTGTAAAACATTGTTGATCGCCCAACTGGCGGCTATAGAACAATTGATTGAAGATGGATTTGAGCCCACCCGAACTGTAATTGTTGCGTTGGGATTTGACGAGGAAACAGCAGGTCTTCACGGAGCCCGTACAATGGGAAAATTTTTGCACGAAAGATATGGTGATAATGGAATTTATTCGATTGTTGATGAAGGATCCATGGTTGCTGAGATTTCTAAAAACGTTTTCATTGCAGCGCCCGTGGTACAAGAGAAAGGATATCTTGATGTGAATATTACGGTACTCGGAAACGGTGGTCACTCTTCAATTCCACCAGAACATACTACAATCGGCGTCGCTGCAGAGATAATCTCATCTTTGGAGAATAAgcctttcaaatttgaattctctCTAGAAAATCCATTTTATGGTTTTCTGGTCTGCATGGCTGAGCACAGTAATAGTTTACCCGCcgaattcaaaaaagctATTATTGAAGCACGCTTCgacgaaaaagaaagaaagaatctTGTCGAGTTCATATCACAAAGACCGGAGATGAGAGAACTGATAAGGACCTCCCAAGCTGTGGACGTTTTCCATGGAGGAATGAAGGCAAATGCACTTCCTCAGGTATCTACATTTTTGGTCAATCATAGAATAGACATCCAATCTTCCGTCCAAGAAGTCTTAGAGAGTGATTTGAGTGTCGCAAGAGAAGTTGCTGAAAAGTACGGCTATGGTCTGTATTTAGCCGATGAAGAGGTAATCCCATGTACAGATGTTGGATCTATAACTGTCACGGGATACAAGCCCTTAGAACCATCGCCTTATTCTCCTACCAAAGGTTCTCAAGTGTGGGACATCTTTTCGGGTACTATTCAAAATGTGTTTCAAAATGGTCTTCTGAGaaataattttgaagccGAGGTTTATGTGACAACAAACACAATATCTGCCAACAGTGACACTAAACATTACTGGGCtttgacaaaaaatatctaCCGATTCTTCGGAAATGTTCTCCCTCAAGGTTTATGGAAGACAGTTCACTCGGTTGATGAAACAATCCCAGCATCAGCGCACCTTACCTCAATTGCATTTGTTTACGAATATATTGTTAATGTTCAGGAAGGAGCTAATGAAGATAGTCTACCGTAG
- the LOT6 gene encoding flavin-dependent quinone reductase, with the protein MKEFTIGVIIGSTRSARICPMVTQYVVDTINSQQWQKSFTLSVVDLKVWNLPMFDEPKVPATIKQSEDYEHDISRKWSKEVSTYDAFIFIAPQYNWGYPSCLKNAIDYLFNEWTGKPAMIVTYGSHGGEKCYSQLKQVLEGLNMKVSDQGVLICYPTKKEILNGIPRDFHFDQLPGLDEIVKHAFSRLLSL; encoded by the coding sequence ATGAAGGAATTCACAATAGGAGTGATCATTGGCTCTACGCGAAGCGCAAGGATTTGTCCAATGGTGACGCAGTATGTTGTTGACACAATAAACTCTcaacaatggcaaaaaagTTTCACACTTTCCGTGGTAGACCTCAAAGTTTGGAACCTCCCTATGTTTGACGAACCTAAAGTCCCCGCAACAATAAAGCAGTCAGAAGACTACGAGCATGACATCTCCAGAAAGTGGAGCAAAGAAGTAAGCACATATGATgccttcatttttattgctccacagtacaactggGGCTATCCATCATGCTTAAAGAATGCAATCGATTATTTGTTTAATGAATGGACTGGTAAACCTGCAATGATTGTAACATACGGTAGCCATGGCGGTGAAAAATGCTATTCTCAGCTGAAACAGGTACTTGAGGGGCTCAATATGAAGGTATCAGACCAGGGCGTTTTGATATGCTATCCGACTAAGAAAGAGATACTCAATGGAATCCCACGCGATTTCCATTTCGATCAGCTTCCTGGACTCGATGAGATCGTAAAGCACgcattttcaagattgtTGTCTCTTTAA
- a CDS encoding NAD(P)-dependent alcohol dehydrogenase, giving the protein MSHIEKFHGIGIVDPTDWKHPKRVTFDPKPYGDYDIDVEIEACGVCGSDIHCASGDWGKVPKNLVVGHEIIGRVVSLGPKCHTGLKIGDRVGVGAQVYSCLECDRCESGNEPYCPKFVTTYSQAYEDGYISQGGYSDHIRVHEHFVIPIPKEIPSHLAAPLLCGGITVFSPLLRNGCGPGKKVGIVGIGGIGHMGLIFANAMGADVYAISRSYAKKEDATKMGAHHFIATKEEPDWGTKYFDTFDLIVVCSSSLTEVDFDIMPKVMKVGGHIVSIAAPSLSEKLTLKPLGLMGVSISNSALGSPAELKILLDMVANENLKIWVETLKIGESGVHEAFERMEKGDVKYRFTFIDYDKEF; this is encoded by the coding sequence ATGTCTCATATCGAAAAGTTTCATGGTATTGGTATTGTTGATCCAACTGATTGGAAGCACCCGAAAAGGGTAACGTTCGACCCAAAACCATATGGTGATTATGATATAGATGTAGAAATCGAGGCCTGTGGAGTCTGTGGCTCGGACATCCATTGTGCGTCGGGTGATTGGGGTAAAGTACCAAAAAATCTCGTAGTTGGGCATGAGATTATTGGTCGTGTGGTATCTTTAGGACCTAAATGTCACACTGGACTGAAAATTGGTGACAGGGTTGGGGTAGGAGCTCAAGTTTACTCCTGTTTGGAGTGTGACCGCTGTGAGAGTGGTAATGAACCTTATTGCCCAAAGTTTGTGACGACCTACAGCCAAGCTTATGAGGATGGTTACATTTCCCAGGGTGGATATTCAGACCACATTAGAGTGCACGAGCACTTTGTAATTCCAATTCCCAAGGAAATTCCTAGTCATCTTGCTGCCCCATTGTTGTGTGGGGGTATCACAGTCTTTTCTCCTTTGCTAAGAAATGGATGTGGTCCAGGAAAGAAAGTCGGTATAGTTGGTATTGGAGGAATTGGTCACATGGGTCTGATTTTTGCTAATGCAATGGGTGCCGACGTATATGCTATATCACGTTCGTACGCGAAGAAAGAGGACGCTACAAAAATGGGTGCTCACCATTTCATTgcaacaaaagaagaaccGGATTGGGGtaccaaatattttgatacaTTTGACTTAATTGTTGTTTGCTCAAGCTCTCTAACGGAGGTCGATTTTGATATCATGCCAAAGGTCATGAAGGTAGGCGGTCATATTGTGTCGATTGCAGCACCAAGTCTGAGTGAGAAGCTGACTTTGAAACCATTAGGTTTGATGGGTGTTAGCATTTCAAACAGTGCTTTAGGCTCTCCAGCAGAGCTGAAAATCTTATTAGATATGGTCGCtaatgaaaatttgaaaatatgggTGGAAACCTTAAAAATCGGAGAATCTGGGGTACATgaagcttttgaaagaatggAGAAGGGGGATGTGAAGTACAGATTCACTTTTATTGACTATGACAAGGAATTCTGA
- the URA1 gene encoding dihydroorotate dehydrogenase (similar to Saccharomyces cerevisiae URA1 (YKL216W)) — MSASLHTSFLHSSYDNPFMNASGVHCMTTKELEELSESKAGGFITKSATTLQRDGNPEPRYFSVPLGSINSMGLPNAGFEYYMSYVLDYQEKNPNLNPPFFSVAGMSVEENLKLLRRIQDSEFYGVTELNLSCPNVPGKPQVAYDFELTKEILTKVFEFFKKPLGVKLPPYFDFAHFNIMTDILNQFPLCYVNCINSIGNGLYIDSENESVVIRPKDGFGGIGGDYVKPTALANVRAFYTRLNPNIKIIGTGGIRSGQDAFEHLLCGATMLQVGTELYKEGPSIFDRLECELKDIMNKKGYATIDEFRGKLKGL, encoded by the coding sequence ATGTCTGCATCTTTGCATACCAGTTTCCTCCACTCTTCGTATGATAATCCTTTCATGAATGCGTCCGGCGTTCATTGTATGACAACTAAGGAACTCGAAGAGCTGAGTGAATCAAAAGCTGGTGGTTTCATTACCAAGAGTGCTACTACCCTGCAAAGAGATGGTAACCCTGAACCTCGTTATTTCTCCGTTCCACTGGGTAGTATTAACTCTATGGGCTTGCCAAACGCCGGGTTCGAGTACTATATGAGCTATGTCCTTgattatcaagaaaaaaatccaaatttaAACcctccttttttttctgtagCTGGCATGAGTGTGGAAGAAAATCTGAAACTCTTGAGAAGAATTCAAGATAGCGAGTTCTATGGAGTTACGGAGCTAAACCTATCATGTCCTAATGTTCCTGGTAAGCCTCAGGTTGCgtatgattttgaattaaCCAAAGAAATTCTGACAAAAGTATTtgagtttttcaaaaaaccATTGGGTGTTAAATTACCGCCATATTTTGACTTTGCTCATTTCAATATAATGACAGACATTTTGAATCAGTTTCCTCTATGTTACGTTAACTGCATCAATAGCATCGGGAATGGTCTTTATATCGATAGCGAGAACGAATCTGTTGTTATCAGGCCTAAAGACGGTTTTGGTGGCATCGGTGGTGATTATGTTAAGCCAACGGCATTAGCTAATGTACGGGCATTCTATACCCGTTTGAATCCGAATATCAAAATCATTGGGACAGGTGGCATAAGGTCGGGACAAGATGCATTTGAACATTTGTTGTGTGGTGCAACCATGCTGCAGGTCGGTACCGAACTCTATAAGGAAGGGCCTTCGATCTTTGATCGCTTAGAATGTGAGTTGAAAGATATAATGAACAAGAAGGGTTATGCCACAATTGATGAGTTTCGCGGAAAGCTAAAAGGTCTGTAG
- the HMRA1 gene encoding Hmra1p (HMRa1) yields the protein MIQCSLVRYIIYISIFKYLYFLSSVASRCDASHFVSIVEKGCVYRAPKNCRHFIPQVLNNEIGSNMQNLGSVLSTLSMIIQLCESSTKTENGFNTEENAQQEVADKSFQTGIEELDQRIQESFDAIQPLLFELCISESDRKLLQKKIHENCSKFSQNFVDKEGETSKSSTKYQAVYSICNTDRNAEARTILPVKSNIKRVQRLPKSTTYFLEQVYSKKQILNSRERMAIAKKCKISCSQVRIWFSNKRMRTKST from the exons ATGATACAGTGCTCATTGGTACGCTACATTATATATATCTCGATTTTTAAGTACCTTTATTTCCTAAGTTCAGTTGCCTCAAGATGTGACGCGTCGCATTTCGTTTCAATAGTAGAAAAAGGATGTGTATATAGAGCCCCAAAAAACTGTCGACATTTCATTCCCCAAGTCCTAAATAATGAAATCGGTAGCAATATGCAGAACTTAGGCAGTGTACTGTCAACATTAAGCATGATCATCCAGCTTTGTGAATCTTCAACTAAGACAGAAAATGGTTTCAACACTGAGGAAAATGCACAACAAGAGGTAGCTGATAAAAGTTTCCAAACtggaattgaagaattggacCAAAGAATTCAGGAAAGCTTCGATGCTATTCAACCT CTCCTTTTCGAACTCTGTATTTCTGAAAGTGACAGAAAGttacttcaaaaaaagatacaTGAAAACTGCAGCAAGTTCAGTCAAAACTTCGTAGACAAAGAGGGAGAAACTAGCAAATCAAGTACGAAATATCAAGCGGTGTACAGCATATGTAACACGGACAGAAATGCAGAAGCACGTACTATTTTGCCTGTCAAAAGCAACATCAAGCGAGTACAGCGACTTCCTAAAAGTACAACATATTTCTTGGAACAAGTATATTctaaaaaacaaattttaAACTCCAGAGAGCGTATGGCAATAGCCAAGAAATGTAAGATAAGCTGCAGTCAAGTAAGGATATGG TTCTCTAATAAAAGGATGAGGACCAAGTCAACTTAA
- a CDS encoding uncharacterized protein (HMRa2) encodes MFFTECMLPKRGDIDEEYTDFIFFKDESRKSSNRVKFKFVGQKIHEDKQVEEFNLSVEYKSSKMGMLITRPRNRFIIMRTILYNTIIRSLEKCDLSSLKDVSAITSQLWGKNDGIFQLYFELLSQFEEHWHLNIYPEYRYHKVNKISRQLENKLVYQNMLNRMRYFTASSLLSKLEDIVTLPAASATDAAGTAPTAAEPFSSTYTYSSFHSSQIRANHLHHYHYQNRQKRQSTTTRSNSQQPNLPSLQNPHSSETLQNCHWKIKKSSSCKRTRNHNFALPKQDHRCDRIKFDFPKKKLLPPDLNTVSNNTNPSRFPSTSSMKKPLQYSTLPSPHYSPLLPRIPTASRLASSKADHCHRTAGASHSYNISSSSFPSLAYFTKPTEIDFTLQTRLSTLPYVPEPKSLSNVEDLFIESDRIVLFSSRNP; translated from the coding sequence ATGTTTTTTACAGAATGCATGCTTCCTAAAAGGGGggatattgatgaagagtACACagatttcatcttttttaaaGATGAGAGTAgaaaatcttcaaatagGGTAAAGTTCAAGTTTGTTGGTCAAAAAATCCATGAAGATAAACAGGTAGAGGAGTTTAATCTATCTGTTGAATATAAGTCTTCAAAGATGGGTATGCTAATAACACGGCCAAGAAATCGTTTCATTATTATGAGAACGATTCTGTATAACACCATTATAAGATCCTTAGAGAAATGTGATCTCTCATCCTTGAAAGACGTCTCCGCAATCACTTCACAACTATGGGGGAAGAATGATGGAATATTTCAGCTATACTTTGAGCTTCTTTCacaatttgaagagcaCTGGCATCTAAACATTTATCCTGAGTATCGTTACCATAAGGTAAATAAAATAAGTCGGCAACTGGAAAATAAGCTCGTGTATCAGAATATGTTGAATCGAATGCGCTATTTTACAGCTTCTTCGCTGTTATCCAAATTGGAGGATATTGTAACACTCCCCGCTGCTTCTGCTACGGATGCAGCTGGTACTGCTCCCACTGCTGCAGAACCTTTTAGTTCCACCTATACATACTCCTCTTTCCATTCCTCTCAGATACGTGCCAACCATCTACACCACTACCACTACCAAAACCGCCAGAAGAGGCAAAGTACAACTACAAGAAGCAATTCTCAACAGCCAAACCTTCCATCCTTGCAAAACCCGCATTCTTCAGAGACTCTCCAGAACTGTCAttggaaaatcaaaaaatccTCGTCCTGCAAAAGAACTCGAAATCACAACTTTGCGCTCCCGAAACAAGATCACAGATGTGATCGCATCAAATTCGACTTTCCCAAGAAGAAGCTTCTTCCTCCAGATCTCAACACTGTTTCCAACAACACCAACCCCTCTCGATTCCCATCCACTTCCTCCATGAAAAAGCCTCTGCAATATTCAACCCTTCCTAGCCCCCACTATTCCCCCTTACTCCCCCGCATACCCACTGCTAGCCGCCTAGCAAGCTCCAAAGCTGACCACTGCCATCGTACTGCAGGGGCTTCACATTCATACAACATCTCTTCCAGCTCTTTCCCCTCCCTTGCTTACTTCACTAAGCCTACAGAGATAGATTTCACTCTTCAAACCAGGCTTTCAACCTTGCCCTATGTTCCAGAACCAAAATCGCTCTCTAATGTGGAAGATCTCTTTATCGAAAGTGACAGAATTGTGCTGTTCTCTTCCAGAAATCCTTAA